A portion of the Ricinus communis isolate WT05 ecotype wild-type chromosome 10, ASM1957865v1, whole genome shotgun sequence genome contains these proteins:
- the LOC8264770 gene encoding E3 ubiquitin-protein ligase RGLG2, which translates to MGVKQSRHKSHYGAPSLPSSSPYSFHSSRYVDYDGRSKLQSMYSRIGDDYHSLEQVTRALAQAGLESSNLIVGIDFTKSNEWTGARSFNRKSLHHLGDTPNPYEQAISIIGRTMSEFDEDNLIPCYGFGDATTHDQEVFSFHPDDHPCNGFEEVLSRYRDIIPNVNLAGPTSFAPIIETAIGIVDSSGGQYHVLMIIADGQVTRSVDTGYAQLSPQEQSTINAIVKASEYPLSIVLVGVGDGPWDMMHKFDDNIPSRTFDNFQFVNFTQIMLKDTPMSKKETEFALSALMEIPSQYRATIGLHLLGCQRGTPKRFPLPPPVGNRLVNLYAKHIRPNSNQQRIGFHNNPSAPDVDRSSQSRNCPVCLWSKKDFVFGCGHQACFDCGRDLHLCPICQTSIITRIRLYD; encoded by the exons ATGGGAGTCAAACAGTCAAGGCATAAAAGTCACTATGGGGCTCCATCGTTGCCAAGCTCTTCACCCTACTCTTTCCACTCTTCAAGGTACGTTGATTATGATGGCAGAAGCAAGCTGCAGTCCATGTATTCAAGGATTGGTGATGACTACCACAGCCTGGAGcag GTGACGCGAGCTTTGGCACAAGCTGGTTTGGAATCTTCCAATCTTATTGTGGGCATTGACTTTACAAAAAGCAATGAATGGACTGGTGCACGGTCTTTCAATCGGAAGAGTTTGCATCACCTTGGTGATACTCCGAATCCTTATGAACAGGCAATTTCAATAATAGGGAGAACAATGTCTGAATTTGACGAGGATAACCTTATTCCTTGCTATGGTTTTGGCGATG CCACTACTCATGATCAAGAAGTTTTTAGCTTCCATCCTGACGATCATCCATGCAATGGATTCGAGGAAGTGCTGAGTCGTTATAGAGACATAATTCCGAATGTTAATTTAGCGG GGCCAACTTCCTTTGCCCCAATAATTGAAACTGCCATTGGAATTGTGGACAGTAGTGGTGGTCAGTACCATGTTCTGATGATCATTGCTGATGGGCAG GTAACAAGAAGTGTAGATACAGGCTATGCACAGTTAAGTCCTCAGGAGCAGAGTACCATCAATGCTATTGTGAAAGCAAG tgAGTATCCTCTGTCCATTGTACTCGTTGGAGTTGGTGATGGACCGTGGGATATGATGCATAAATTCGATGACAACATTCCTTCTCGGACTTTTGATAATTTTCAG TTTGTGAATTTTACGCAaattatgttgaaagatacccCCATGTCCAAGAAAGAGACGGAGTTTGCTCTCTCTGCATTAATGGAAATTCCATCACAATATAGGGCTACAATAGGGCTTCATCTTCTGGG CTGCCAAAGAGGTACTCCAAAGAGGTTCCCTCTCCCTCCCCCAGTTGGAAACAGACTGGTGAATTTGTATGCAAAGCATATTAGGCCAAACAGCAATCAACAGAGAATTGGATTTCACAACAACCCTTCTGCTCCTGATGTGGATCGTTCTTCACAGAGTAGG AACTGTCCCGTGTGTTTATGGAGCAAAAAAGATTTTGTATTTGGATGTGGACATCAG GCATGTTTTGACTGTGGAAGAGACTTGCACTTGTGCCCCATTTGCCAAACCTCCATAATCACTAGGATAAGATTGTATGACTAA